One Halalkalicoccus tibetensis genomic region harbors:
- a CDS encoding bacterio-opsin activator domain-containing protein, whose translation MGTIAELTMPAAEFALRDALVGVPDVEFEIERVAAHREERLIPFVWARTDEFETLEAALSDDPTVDGVECLSELDDERLYRMDWVDSIDPIRTILDGDSTVLSATGSDGRWRLRVLFSDRASLSATYGRCREAGFEFEVASVYDLAGERHSRYGLTEEQHDTLVGGVERGYYSVPREITLGEFAAALGISHQALSERLRRGHRNLIESALTTGAPEEL comes from the coding sequence ATGGGAACGATCGCGGAGCTCACGATGCCGGCCGCGGAGTTCGCGCTGCGGGACGCCCTCGTGGGCGTCCCCGACGTCGAGTTCGAGATCGAACGCGTCGCGGCCCACCGCGAGGAGCGCCTGATCCCGTTCGTGTGGGCCCGGACCGACGAGTTCGAGACCCTGGAGGCGGCGCTGTCCGACGACCCGACCGTCGACGGGGTCGAGTGCCTCTCCGAGCTCGACGACGAACGGCTCTATCGGATGGACTGGGTGGACTCGATCGATCCGATCCGAACGATCCTCGACGGCGACTCGACGGTCCTCTCGGCGACCGGCAGCGATGGGCGGTGGCGCCTCCGGGTGCTCTTCTCCGATCGGGCGTCGCTCTCGGCGACCTATGGCCGCTGTCGGGAGGCGGGCTTCGAGTTCGAGGTAGCGAGCGTCTACGACCTCGCCGGGGAGCGCCACAGCCGCTACGGCCTCACGGAGGAGCAACACGACACGCTCGTGGGGGGCGTCGAGCGGGGCTACTACAGCGTCCCGCGGGAGATCACGCTCGGCGAGTTCGCCGCAGCCCTCGGCATCTCACACCAGGCGCTCTCCGAGCGGCTGCGCCGGGGCCACCGGAACCTGATCGAGTCGGCACTCACCACGGGTGCGCCCGAAGAATTGTAG
- the hemC gene encoding hydroxymethylbilane synthase: MTTRSNPIRLATRGSDLALAQAESVKRALSGRRREVELVEVETTGDRIRDELIHRLGKTGAFVRSLDEKVLEGEVDGAIHSMKDMPTEDAELVVAAIPQRGPPGDRLVTPDGATLEGLPEGAVVGTGSLRRKAQLLAERPDLTVEPLRGNVDTRVEKLLSKPLNEEYDRRVAADEERKASTDDEFEPEFDQRPEEWVEELSERERAAFERSESFDAIVLAGAGLERSGLDREVPTRELPTESFVPAAGQGAIAVAMADGELAREVNDAIDHPRSRVETTVERSILAALGGGCVAPIGIHAVIQGEYVRTRVQVLAREGDPTISVTRDLPVERHAEAARELAEELADRGARELIDEAKREASEEEVDTERTDEEEGGDEGGK; the protein is encoded by the coding sequence ATGACCACGCGATCGAACCCGATCCGGCTGGCGACGCGCGGATCGGACCTCGCGCTCGCCCAGGCCGAGTCGGTCAAGCGGGCGCTCTCGGGACGCCGGCGGGAGGTCGAGCTCGTCGAGGTCGAGACGACCGGCGACCGGATCCGCGACGAGCTCATCCACCGGCTGGGCAAGACCGGCGCGTTCGTCCGCAGCCTCGACGAGAAGGTACTAGAGGGGGAGGTCGACGGCGCGATCCACTCGATGAAGGACATGCCCACCGAGGACGCCGAGCTGGTCGTCGCCGCGATCCCCCAGCGCGGCCCGCCCGGCGACCGCCTCGTGACCCCCGACGGGGCCACGCTAGAGGGGCTCCCCGAGGGCGCCGTCGTCGGCACGGGGAGCCTCCGTCGGAAGGCCCAGCTGCTGGCGGAGCGGCCCGACCTGACCGTCGAGCCGCTGCGGGGCAACGTCGACACCCGCGTCGAGAAACTGCTCTCGAAGCCGCTCAACGAGGAGTACGACCGCCGGGTGGCCGCCGACGAGGAACGAAAGGCAAGCACCGACGACGAGTTCGAGCCGGAGTTCGACCAACGGCCCGAGGAGTGGGTCGAGGAGCTCTCGGAACGCGAGCGGGCGGCCTTCGAGCGAAGCGAGTCCTTCGACGCGATCGTGCTCGCGGGTGCCGGCCTCGAGCGCTCGGGGCTGGATCGGGAGGTCCCCACGAGGGAGCTGCCCACGGAGTCGTTCGTCCCCGCGGCGGGCCAGGGCGCGATCGCGGTCGCGATGGCCGACGGCGAGCTCGCCCGCGAGGTCAACGACGCGATCGACCACCCCCGGAGCCGCGTCGAGACGACCGTCGAGCGCTCGATTCTGGCGGCGCTGGGTGGCGGCTGCGTCGCGCCGATCGGGATCCACGCCGTGATCCAGGGCGAGTACGTCCGCACGCGGGTGCAGGTGCTCGCCCGCGAGGGCGATCCGACCATCTCGGTGACCCGCGACCTGCCCGTCGAGCGCCACGCCGAGGCCGCCCGCGAGCTCGCCGAGGAGCTCGCCGACCGGGGCGCGCGCGAGCTGATCGACGAGGCCAAACGCGAGGCGAGCGAGGAGGAGGTCGACACCGAGCGCACGGACGAAGAGGAGGGCGGCGACGAGGGCGGAAAATGA